One window of the Chryseobacterium camelliae genome contains the following:
- a CDS encoding FUSC family protein, with product MKVRNPVPQRFHYLLEFKQTERKWHFPFLAALCVGSCLFIGYLSGKPNYGSLSSLGALTILYFTSAPITQRMVHLAVCALGIVFSFSVSLFFSFNAYVAGCSLGIIAFLAHFITSYFRISPPGNFFFIMVAAMASTYPFDPELIPVRVGLVAMGAMLSCSLAFFYSVFIEKSKVTTVPRRVFNKKRYTKFVESAVIGFFMMLTLITGHLLQFRNTYWISIAAVAIIQGRNFEHVRQRNMHRILGTFIGIGFAWLILLLHPNKLMMIVMITVLQFVIELLIMRNYGLAVAFITPLTILLVETGSNVPHPVGDLIEARLLDTVIGSLIGLAAGYFLHHQQIINRLEKQVRYSYFQFKKLKK from the coding sequence TTTTCCTTTCCTGGCAGCCCTGTGTGTCGGGAGCTGCCTCTTCATCGGATACCTTTCAGGAAAACCCAATTACGGAAGCCTTTCCAGCCTGGGTGCCCTGACCATCCTGTATTTTACTTCCGCACCCATTACCCAGCGCATGGTGCATCTTGCGGTTTGTGCCCTGGGGATTGTCTTTTCATTTTCGGTAAGCCTTTTTTTCAGCTTTAATGCGTATGTGGCCGGTTGTTCATTGGGAATCATTGCTTTCCTGGCCCATTTTATAACGTCTTATTTCAGGATCTCACCGCCGGGAAACTTCTTTTTCATTATGGTGGCTGCTATGGCAAGTACCTATCCTTTTGATCCGGAACTGATTCCTGTCAGGGTAGGCCTGGTTGCCATGGGAGCGATGCTGTCGTGTTCCTTGGCTTTCTTCTATTCCGTTTTTATTGAAAAAAGCAAAGTTACAACGGTGCCGAGAAGGGTATTCAATAAAAAGCGGTATACGAAATTTGTGGAGAGTGCCGTCATCGGTTTTTTTATGATGCTTACCTTGATTACGGGACATCTGCTGCAGTTCAGGAATACCTACTGGATCTCCATTGCAGCGGTTGCCATCATCCAGGGCCGGAATTTTGAGCATGTCCGCCAGCGGAATATGCACAGGATCCTGGGTACATTTATCGGAATAGGTTTTGCATGGCTTATTCTTTTACTGCATCCCAATAAGCTGATGATGATTGTGATGATTACCGTACTGCAGTTTGTTATTGAACTGCTTATCATGCGGAATTACGGACTGGCTGTAGCATTTATTACGCCCCTCACGATCCTGCTTGTTGAAACGGGCAGCAATGTCCCGCATCCGGTAGGAGACCTGATCGAAGCCCGGCTCCTGGATACGGTAATCGGAAGCCTTATCGGACTGGCTGCCGGTTATTTTCTGCACCATCAGCAGATCATCAACCGGCTGGAAAAGCAGGTCCGGTATTCTTATTTTCAGTTTAAAAAATTAAAAAAATAA